From one Agathobaculum sp. NTUH-O15-33 genomic stretch:
- a CDS encoding iron-containing alcohol dehydrogenase: MARFTLPRDLYHGKDALEALKTLSGKKAIVVVGGGSMKRFGFLQKVEDYLKEAGMEVKLFEGVEPDPSVETVMKGAAAMRAFEPDWIVSIGGGSPIDAAKAMWAFYEYPDVTFEDLCIPFNFPTLRTKAKFCAISSTSGTATEVTAFSVITDYQKGIKYPLADFNITPDVAIVDPSLAETMPKKLTAHTGMDAMTHAIEAYVSTLHCDFTDPLALHAIEMVSDDLIASFNGDMEARDRMHNAQCLAGMAFSNALLGIVHSMAHKTGAAYSGGHIVHGCANAMYLPKVIKFNAKEPAAAERFAKIAKFLGLAGGSTDELVDALIAHLKKMNQALEIPSCIRDYEGGIIDEKEFLDKLPTVAQLAVDDACTGSNPRGIDAEQMAKLLKCCFYDEEVDF, translated from the coding sequence ATGGCGAGATTTACATTACCGAGAGACCTGTATCACGGCAAAGACGCGCTGGAAGCGCTGAAGACGCTTTCCGGCAAAAAGGCGATCGTCGTAGTGGGCGGCGGCTCTATGAAGCGCTTTGGATTTCTGCAAAAGGTAGAGGATTACTTAAAAGAAGCCGGTATGGAAGTAAAGCTGTTTGAGGGCGTGGAGCCCGATCCTTCCGTGGAAACCGTGATGAAGGGCGCGGCCGCGATGCGCGCGTTCGAGCCGGATTGGATCGTTTCCATCGGCGGCGGCTCTCCGATCGACGCGGCCAAGGCCATGTGGGCGTTTTACGAGTATCCGGACGTAACGTTCGAGGATCTTTGCATCCCCTTCAACTTCCCGACGCTTCGCACCAAGGCAAAGTTCTGCGCGATCTCGTCCACCTCCGGCACAGCGACCGAGGTGACCGCGTTCTCCGTCATCACCGATTATCAGAAGGGCATCAAGTACCCGCTGGCCGACTTTAATATCACGCCCGACGTTGCCATCGTCGATCCCTCGCTGGCCGAGACCATGCCCAAAAAGCTGACCGCGCACACCGGCATGGACGCAATGACGCACGCGATCGAAGCCTATGTATCCACGCTGCACTGTGATTTTACCGATCCGCTGGCGCTGCACGCCATCGAAATGGTGAGCGACGATCTGATCGCCTCCTTTAACGGCGATATGGAAGCCAGAGACCGTATGCATAACGCACAGTGCTTGGCCGGTATGGCGTTCTCCAACGCGCTGCTCGGCATTGTGCATTCAATGGCGCACAAGACCGGCGCGGCCTACTCGGGCGGCCATATCGTGCACGGCTGCGCGAACGCGATGTACCTGCCCAAGGTGATCAAGTTCAACGCCAAGGAGCCCGCCGCGGCCGAGCGCTTTGCGAAGATCGCAAAGTTTTTAGGCCTTGCCGGTGGTTCGACGGATGAACTGGTGGACGCGCTGATCGCGCACCTGAAAAAGATGAATCAGGCGCTTGAAATTCCGTCCTGCATCCGCGATTATGAGGGCGGCATCATCGACGAGAAGGAATTTCTCGACAAGCTGCCCACCGTGGCGCAGCTCGCCGTGGACGATGCGTGCACCGGTTCCAACCCGCGCGGCATCGATGC
- a CDS encoding sensor histidine kinase, with the protein MKSNKGEKNNLLKTLFKSYIIQCGIISAIILIASNLLGMGLQWVLSKYVPQYYMVYRSLYLGAAATILWAVCIIILTYRLLKKVVAYVDELQQATGKLFDKDVDYIELSPELSEIALKINHLKQESQNNARLAKENEQRKNDLIMYLAHDLKTPLSSVMGYLMLLRDEPKISEELRTKYLSISLNKAERLEDLINEFFEITRFNLSNITLQYTEIDLTRLLEQLIYEFNPMLKDKNLQCDLCAPKSVTLRCDADKIQRVFDNLLRNAVIYSFHDTTITITAAQQEERMIIAFENCGNTIPKEKLSQVFEQFYRLDTARSTSGGAGLGLAIAKQIVDLHKGTIIAESENEKIKFTVTLPLS; encoded by the coding sequence ATGAAATCGAATAAAGGGGAGAAAAATAATCTGCTGAAAACCCTTTTCAAAAGCTATATCATCCAGTGCGGAATTATATCTGCAATTATCCTAATCGCTTCTAATTTGTTGGGCATGGGTTTACAATGGGTGCTTAGCAAATATGTTCCGCAGTATTATATGGTTTACCGTTCCCTCTATTTAGGAGCCGCGGCTACTATACTATGGGCTGTGTGCATCATCATTCTTACATACCGGCTACTAAAGAAAGTGGTCGCTTATGTGGATGAATTGCAGCAGGCCACAGGCAAATTATTTGATAAAGACGTAGATTACATTGAACTATCGCCGGAGCTTAGCGAGATCGCGTTAAAGATCAACCACTTAAAACAAGAGTCTCAAAATAATGCAAGACTGGCAAAAGAGAACGAACAACGAAAAAACGATTTGATCATGTACCTTGCACACGATCTAAAAACCCCGCTTTCTTCTGTAATGGGCTATTTAATGCTATTGCGCGATGAACCGAAAATTTCAGAAGAACTTAGGACGAAATATCTTTCTATCTCTCTCAATAAAGCGGAACGGCTTGAAGACCTAATCAATGAATTTTTTGAAATTACAAGATTCAATTTATCTAATATCACTTTGCAATATACGGAAATAGACTTGACGCGCTTGCTTGAGCAGCTTATATACGAATTCAATCCCATGTTAAAAGATAAAAACCTGCAATGTGATCTTTGTGCCCCGAAAAGTGTAACCCTTCGCTGTGACGCAGATAAAATACAACGTGTGTTTGATAATCTTCTTCGCAATGCGGTTATTTATAGCTTCCACGATACAACCATTACGATTACAGCGGCGCAGCAGGAAGAAAGGATGATCATTGCATTTGAAAATTGCGGTAATACGATCCCAAAGGAAAAGCTGTCGCAGGTATTTGAACAGTTTTATCGCCTTGATACAGCAAGGAGCACAAGCGGCGGCGCTGGTTTGGGCCTTGCCATTGCCAAACAAATTGTAGACCTCCACAAAGGAACCATTATTGCAGAAAGCGAGAATGAAAAAATCAAATTTACCGTGACCCTCCCTCTTTCGTAG
- a CDS encoding phospho-sugar mutase, with protein sequence MDYMSEYSRWLSRPELTAEERAELTAIKDNKEEIESRFFAPLSFGTAGLRGVLGVGLYRMNRFTVGQATQGLANLVVAGGKQQMERGVAIAFDSRHFSPEFAQQSACILAASGIKTLLFDELRPTPELSFAIRHYGCIAGINITASHNPKEYNGYKVYWEDGAQLPPQEADMVAREMAATDLFTGVRTGDYDEFVKSGMIRILSKETDEAYLSEVLKVAVNPDCVKQVADEFKLVYTPFHGAGYRLVPEILQRLGYKHIICEPHQMVIDGDFPTVKSPNPENKEGFNLAIELAKENGVDLIIGTDPDADRTGIVLKDKTGEYISLSGNQVGVLLTDYIITAKKLTGTMPRHPAVLKSIVTTEMARAAAEQNGVACFETFTGFKFLAEKIKEFENTGSHEYIFAFEESYGYLCGDYARDKDAVTASMLIAEMAAYYRTQGKTLYDAMEEMYEKYGYYCEQTISITMPGVSGLQRMKELMEELRQTPLQQVGPDKVEFIRDYQPGTRTSLADGKTEPMELQGQNVLYYELSGGTIFIIRPSGTEPKVKVYIMAKGASKADAADKVAALVSAAKEIVK encoded by the coding sequence ATGGATTATATGTCGGAATACAGCCGCTGGCTGAGCCGTCCGGAGCTGACGGCGGAGGAACGCGCTGAGCTCACGGCCATCAAAGATAATAAGGAAGAGATCGAAAGCAGGTTCTTCGCGCCGCTTTCGTTCGGCACCGCCGGTTTGCGCGGCGTACTTGGCGTGGGCCTATACCGCATGAACCGCTTTACCGTCGGTCAGGCAACGCAGGGCCTTGCCAATCTGGTCGTCGCGGGCGGCAAACAGCAGATGGAGCGCGGCGTCGCCATTGCGTTCGACAGCCGCCACTTCTCGCCCGAATTTGCGCAGCAATCCGCCTGCATTCTCGCGGCAAGCGGCATCAAGACCCTGCTGTTTGATGAACTGCGCCCCACGCCCGAGCTGTCCTTTGCCATCCGGCACTATGGCTGCATCGCGGGCATCAATATCACGGCCAGCCATAACCCCAAGGAATACAACGGCTATAAGGTCTACTGGGAGGACGGCGCGCAGTTGCCCCCGCAGGAAGCCGACATGGTCGCCCGCGAAATGGCCGCGACTGATCTGTTCACCGGCGTGCGCACCGGCGATTATGACGAATTCGTCAAGAGCGGCATGATCCGCATCCTCAGCAAAGAAACGGACGAGGCTTACCTCAGTGAAGTGCTTAAGGTAGCGGTTAATCCGGACTGCGTAAAGCAGGTCGCGGACGAATTCAAGCTTGTTTACACCCCGTTCCACGGCGCGGGCTACCGTCTGGTGCCCGAAATTTTGCAGCGCCTTGGCTACAAGCACATCATCTGCGAGCCGCACCAAATGGTGATTGACGGCGATTTCCCGACGGTCAAGAGCCCCAACCCGGAAAATAAGGAGGGCTTCAACCTTGCGATCGAGCTGGCGAAGGAAAACGGCGTTGATCTGATCATCGGCACCGACCCGGACGCCGACCGCACCGGCATTGTATTAAAGGATAAGACCGGCGAATATATTTCCCTTTCGGGCAATCAGGTCGGCGTACTGCTGACGGATTACATCATCACCGCCAAGAAGCTGACCGGCACCATGCCGCGCCACCCGGCGGTGCTCAAGAGCATCGTCACCACCGAAATGGCGCGCGCCGCCGCCGAACAGAACGGCGTCGCCTGCTTTGAAACGTTCACCGGCTTTAAGTTCCTCGCTGAAAAGATCAAGGAATTTGAAAACACCGGTTCGCACGAGTATATCTTCGCGTTCGAGGAATCCTACGGCTACCTGTGCGGCGACTACGCGCGCGACAAGGATGCCGTCACCGCCTCCATGCTGATCGCAGAAATGGCTGCCTACTACCGCACGCAGGGCAAGACCCTGTACGACGCGATGGAGGAAATGTACGAAAAGTACGGCTATTATTGCGAACAGACCATCTCCATCACCATGCCCGGCGTATCCGGTTTGCAGCGCATGAAGGAGCTGATGGAGGAGCTGCGCCAGACCCCGCTGCAGCAGGTCGGCCCGGACAAGGTCGAATTCATCCGCGACTATCAGCCCGGCACACGCACTTCTCTTGCGGACGGCAAGACCGAGCCCATGGAGCTGCAAGGCCAAAACGTGCTGTACTATGAGCTTTCGGGCGGCACGATCTTCATCATCCGCCCATCCGGCACAGAGCCCAAGGTAAAGGTCTACATCATGGCCAAGGGCGCGAGCAAGGCCGACGCCGCCGATAAGGTCGCCGCCCTCGTTTCCGCCGCAAAGGAAATCGTTAAGTAA
- a CDS encoding MerR family transcriptional regulator encodes MTYTLKQFAEMFHTTEHTLRYYTDINLLPCQRDKRNRRIFNEESVNWMQGISCLKGCGASIEDIKEYCELCHLPESRETLYARYQIILCQREQAYKRIEEAKTTAAYMDKKVKHYEQILSGIIPDDSNPETWTEDTRPEKH; translated from the coding sequence ATGACCTATACGTTAAAGCAGTTTGCGGAGATGTTCCACACAACAGAGCATACCCTCCGATATTATACCGACATCAATCTTTTGCCCTGTCAACGTGACAAAAGAAACCGCCGGATTTTCAACGAAGAATCTGTCAACTGGATGCAGGGAATTTCCTGCCTAAAAGGCTGCGGAGCGTCCATAGAGGATATTAAAGAATACTGCGAATTGTGCCACTTGCCGGAATCAAGGGAAACGCTTTATGCAAGGTATCAAATCATTCTCTGTCAACGAGAACAAGCATATAAGCGGATAGAGGAAGCCAAAACAACAGCGGCTTATATGGACAAAAAAGTAAAGCATTATGAACAGATTTTGTCTGGGATTATCCCAGATGATAGCAATCCGGAAACATGGACAGAAGATACAAGACCTGAAAAGCATTAA
- a CDS encoding NAD(P)H-binding protein: MKNILLLGATGTAGSAITKKLLSDTDTHVTLFARHAGNMFSDSPRTTVINGNAENIEDLKKAMHEQDVVYCAISGEALPQIAENIVVAMSECNIKRLIFMGAVGIYNEIPDEIDGEDNLDNEPAQLPNRQAVDIVETSNLNYTVIRPGYLKEGAEDNFVLSVKGEPAKGYITTIPALVKLAVELILDENLYLKESISITQDGRKKS; this comes from the coding sequence ATGAAAAACATTTTATTATTAGGCGCGACTGGTACAGCCGGAAGTGCCATTACAAAAAAACTACTGTCAGATACAGATACTCATGTTACTCTGTTTGCCCGTCATGCGGGGAACATGTTTTCTGATAGTCCTCGCACAACCGTTATCAACGGTAACGCGGAAAATATTGAGGATTTGAAAAAAGCAATGCACGAGCAGGACGTTGTATATTGCGCTATATCTGGAGAAGCATTACCGCAGATTGCAGAAAATATTGTCGTGGCAATGTCTGAATGTAACATAAAACGTCTTATTTTTATGGGAGCAGTTGGGATTTATAACGAAATTCCGGATGAAATAGACGGCGAAGATAATCTTGACAATGAACCTGCGCAGTTACCAAATCGCCAAGCTGTTGACATTGTTGAAACAAGCAATCTGAATTATACAGTTATCCGTCCGGGATATTTGAAAGAGGGAGCAGAAGATAATTTTGTGTTATCCGTAAAAGGCGAGCCGGCAAAAGGTTATATTACAACTATTCCCGCTCTTGTCAAACTGGCGGTAGAACTTATTTTAGACGAAAATTTATATTTGAAAGAGAGTATCAGTATCACACAGGACGGAAGAAAAAAGTCGTAA
- a CDS encoding aldo/keto reductase produces MNKITLNNDIQMPMLGFGTFLMSGAECEESVLTALCSGYRMIDTAEAYGNETAVGNAIVKSGISRKELFIVTKVNFRSYESTCETVEMSLKKLKTDYLDLVLLHWPFGNYYAAWRQLEKLYQEGKIRAIGVSNFTPDRLIDLIEFNNVVPAVNQIETHLLCQRRAEHDWLEKYHVQHMAYAPLGQGRKNEMFENPVLMRIANAYGRTPAQIALRFLMQSNIIIIPKSVHEQRIKENLSILDFELNAAEMEQLVNMDIAAPMIGNPENPTMVEAAMKW; encoded by the coding sequence ATGAATAAGATTACTTTGAACAATGATATTCAAATGCCTATGCTCGGCTTCGGTACTTTTCTGATGAGCGGTGCAGAGTGTGAAGAAAGCGTTTTGACCGCACTCTGTAGTGGCTACCGTATGATTGATACAGCAGAGGCATACGGAAATGAGACAGCGGTTGGAAATGCGATTGTAAAAAGCGGCATTTCCCGTAAGGAATTGTTTATTGTCACAAAAGTAAATTTCCGCTCTTATGAGAGTACTTGTGAAACCGTGGAAATGTCACTTAAAAAACTGAAAACCGACTATCTTGACCTTGTATTGCTTCACTGGCCCTTTGGCAATTATTATGCTGCATGGCGACAGCTAGAAAAGCTATATCAAGAGGGGAAAATCCGGGCTATCGGTGTTTCAAACTTTACCCCAGACCGTTTGATTGATTTGATTGAATTTAACAATGTTGTCCCCGCTGTCAATCAGATAGAAACCCATTTACTTTGTCAGCGTCGAGCAGAACATGATTGGCTAGAAAAATATCATGTTCAGCACATGGCATATGCACCATTGGGACAGGGACGAAAAAATGAAATGTTTGAAAATCCTGTCTTAATGAGGATTGCAAATGCTTATGGAAGAACACCCGCCCAGATTGCATTACGTTTTCTTATGCAGAGTAACATTATTATTATACCGAAGTCAGTCCATGAGCAACGTATAAAGGAAAATTTGAGCATATTAGATTTTGAATTAAATGCAGCAGAAATGGAACAACTTGTAAATATGGATATAGCGGCTCCAATGATTGGAAATCCAGAAAATCCTACTATGGTAGAAGCTGCTATGAAATGGTAA
- a CDS encoding transposase has protein sequence MPRGPRQKSESGNYHIMLRGVNQQNIFETDEDREKFLQILCDCKAISGFHLYAYCLMSNHIHLLLQTMPNADSLEQIFKRIGVHTGTVLLCACVQG, from the coding sequence ATGCCTAGAGGACCTAGACAAAAAAGTGAAAGCGGCAACTACCATATCATGCTGCGCGGCGTGAATCAGCAAAACATTTTTGAAACCGATGAAGATCGCGAAAAATTTCTGCAAATACTCTGTGATTGCAAAGCGATCAGCGGCTTTCATTTATATGCCTATTGTTTGATGAGCAACCACATTCATCTACTTCTGCAAACCATGCCGAACGCTGATTCACTTGAACAGATTTTCAAGCGCATTGGCGTGCACACAGGGACGGTTCTTCTGTGTGCATGTGTGCAAGGGTGA
- a CDS encoding accessory gene regulator B family protein — protein MSLWAGGYHADSHFSCFFCFLGIFGAAFAVTLLLPQTIWKAAAIAASVISLCLILTLAPLAHPNKRVNERKGQRNRKRSFMLAILYLILAITWLLLPSAPVTWIFHLFLGEFFAALSLAAGKIKNLRRSSP, from the coding sequence ATGAGCCTTTGGGCAGGTGGGTATCATGCGGATTCTCACTTTAGCTGTTTTTTCTGTTTTCTCGGTATTTTCGGTGCGGCATTCGCTGTTACGCTGCTGCTGCCGCAAACCATCTGGAAAGCGGCAGCTATTGCAGCGTCGGTAATCAGCTTGTGCCTGATCCTTACACTGGCCCCATTAGCGCATCCCAACAAAAGGGTGAATGAGCGAAAGGGGCAAAGGAATAGAAAACGAAGTTTCATGCTAGCCATACTTTACTTAATACTTGCAATCACTTGGCTATTATTGCCCTCCGCGCCCGTTACATGGATATTCCATTTGTTTTTAGGCGAGTTTTTTGCCGCTCTTTCGCTTGCGGCGGGAAAAATAAAAAATTTAAGAAGGTCTTCCCCATGA
- a CDS encoding tyrosine-type recombinase/integrase → MDKVKIYEEDGCIHFVLRPEELMRLRYSEESSTMLVTFFDRWLTLMETQVRENTMDGYRYIYQKHILPFFGARKVTLATARPADFQEFVNQKFAEGLSPTSIVKFHSILHKCMKYAVSLQIIPLNPADNVMLPKRRAFRGQVYNRTQINVFIAAALHSPAEAAFVLAATYGLRRSEAAGLRWSAVDLRARTMIINHTAVQSGGRVIYADNVKTKSSYRTLPLSDSLKRYLSDLRRRQNENRRRLGKAYHKSDYVCCHENGVPLRPDYITREFERVCRGAALPRIRFHDLRHSVATILLQQGFSLKQIQDWLGHSDISTTANVYAHVPYIEKVSIAKGATPVIGVM, encoded by the coding sequence ATGGACAAAGTAAAAATTTATGAGGAGGATGGCTGTATCCACTTCGTTCTGCGCCCTGAGGAGCTGATGCGTTTGCGGTATTCCGAGGAATCAAGCACAATGCTGGTCACTTTTTTTGACCGGTGGCTGACGCTGATGGAAACGCAGGTGCGCGAAAATACGATGGATGGGTACCGTTATATTTATCAAAAACACATTCTACCGTTTTTCGGCGCGCGTAAGGTGACGCTTGCCACCGCGCGGCCGGCGGATTTTCAGGAATTCGTCAATCAGAAATTTGCGGAGGGGCTTTCGCCGACCTCGATCGTCAAGTTTCATTCGATCCTGCACAAGTGTATGAAATATGCGGTATCGCTTCAAATTATCCCGCTGAATCCGGCGGATAACGTGATGCTGCCCAAGCGCCGCGCGTTCCGGGGACAGGTGTACAACCGCACGCAGATCAACGTGTTTATCGCGGCGGCGCTGCATTCCCCGGCGGAGGCGGCGTTTGTGCTTGCCGCAACCTATGGACTGCGGCGAAGCGAAGCCGCGGGTTTGCGGTGGAGCGCGGTCGACCTGCGCGCGCGCACGATGATCATCAACCACACGGCGGTGCAGTCGGGCGGGCGCGTGATCTATGCCGATAATGTAAAGACCAAATCAAGCTACCGCACCCTGCCGCTTTCGGATTCGCTTAAGCGGTATTTGAGCGACCTGCGGCGGCGGCAGAATGAAAACCGGCGCAGGCTGGGCAAGGCTTACCACAAAAGCGATTACGTTTGCTGCCACGAAAACGGCGTGCCGCTCCGGCCCGATTATATCACCCGGGAATTTGAGCGGGTGTGCCGCGGGGCCGCGCTGCCGCGCATTCGCTTTCACGATTTGCGGCATTCGGTGGCGACCATTTTGCTGCAACAGGGCTTTTCGCTGAAACAAATACAAGATTGGCTGGGGCATTCGGATATTTCCACCACGGCAAACGTATACGCCCACGTGCCCTATATCGAAAAGGTATCCATTGCCAAGGGGGCCACGCCGGTCATCGGCGTGATGTGA
- the vanR gene encoding VanR-ABDEGLN family response regulator transcription factor — MNEKILVVDDEKEIADLLEVYLTNDNYTVYKFYNGTDALQCMQETEIDLAIIDIMLPDTDGFRICQKIRENFYFPVIMLTAKIKDSDKIMGLTIGADDYMTKPFNPLEVVARVKTQLRRCSKYNTSVLKQSAEKTEFDIRGLVINKDSHKCFLYGKELSLTPIEFSILWYLCEHQGKVIPSEELFEAVWKEKYLNNNSTVMAHIGRLREKLNEPPKKPRFIKTVWGVGYEIE; from the coding sequence ATGAATGAGAAAATTCTTGTTGTAGATGATGAAAAAGAGATTGCCGATCTGCTTGAAGTCTATTTGACGAATGACAATTATACCGTATACAAGTTTTATAATGGGACTGATGCTTTACAATGTATGCAAGAAACGGAAATTGATTTGGCGATAATAGACATTATGTTACCGGATACGGACGGGTTTCGTATCTGCCAAAAAATAAGGGAAAATTTCTATTTTCCTGTTATTATGCTAACCGCTAAAATTAAGGACAGCGATAAGATCATGGGATTAACCATTGGGGCAGACGATTATATGACCAAGCCGTTTAACCCATTGGAGGTTGTTGCAAGGGTAAAAACACAATTAAGACGTTGTTCCAAATATAATACCTCTGTTTTAAAACAATCTGCTGAAAAGACGGAATTTGACATCAGAGGTCTTGTGATCAATAAAGATAGCCACAAATGCTTTTTGTATGGAAAGGAATTGTCGCTGACTCCCATTGAGTTTTCGATTCTTTGGTATCTGTGCGAACATCAGGGTAAAGTCATACCTTCAGAAGAATTGTTTGAAGCCGTATGGAAAGAAAAATATCTGAACAATAACAGCACCGTAATGGCGCACATTGGTCGCCTTAGAGAAAAGCTGAACGAACCACCAAAAAAGCCAAGATTTATAAAAACGGTTTGGGGTGTAGGCTATGAAATCGAATAA
- a CDS encoding antibiotic biosynthesis monooxygenase family protein, producing MAITINIYYSGRNGNARKYAEEMVASGIVNEIRTETGNLRYEYFFPMEDKETILLIDTWTDQQSIDLHHASPMMSKITELREKYDLHMKVERYLSDEVAIPTADKKFIRG from the coding sequence ATGGCAATTACAATAAACATTTATTACAGCGGTAGGAACGGAAACGCAAGAAAATATGCTGAAGAAATGGTCGCAAGCGGTATTGTAAATGAGATTCGTACAGAAACAGGTAATCTCCGATATGAATACTTTTTCCCTATGGAAGATAAAGAAACAATACTTTTGATTGATACGTGGACTGACCAACAGTCGATTGACCTTCACCATGCCTCCCCCATGATGTCGAAGATTACAGAACTGCGTGAAAAATATGACTTACACATGAAAGTGGAGCGATACTTGTCGGATGAAGTTGCTATTCCAACAGCGGATAAAAAATTTATAAGAGGGTGA
- a CDS encoding cyclic lactone autoinducer peptide: MKKLYGLFLKSASALAALTLVIATVANGSTCWFTSYQPEEPDMD, translated from the coding sequence ATGAAAAAGCTCTACGGATTATTTCTGAAAAGCGCAAGTGCTCTTGCCGCGCTGACACTGGTGATTGCCACGGTAGCAAATGGTTCCACCTGCTGGTTTACTTCTTATCAGCCGGAAGAGCCTGATATGGATTGA